A part of Marinobacter psychrophilus genomic DNA contains:
- a CDS encoding acyl-CoA dehydrogenase C-terminal domain-containing protein — translation MPDYKAPLRDIKFVMSELLNSDSHYANLEGAEDATPDMIDAIIQEGAKFAEQVLSPLNQSGDREGCTWSESGVKTPAGFKQAYSKFVEGGWPSLAADPSYGGQGLPSSLGIVMSEMNGTANWSWGMYPGLSHGAINTLEEHGTEDQKQTYLTKMISGEWTGTMCLTEAHCGSDLGTLRTKAEPNMDGSYSITGTKIFISAGEHDLTDNIVHIVLARLPGAPAGTKGISLFVVPKCLPAQDGSAGERNGLSCGSIEHKMGIHANATCLMNFDGAKGWLIGAENKGLNAMFTFMNVARIGTAIQGLGAAELGLQGSVAYAKDRLAMRALSGAKNPDSYADPIIVHPDVRRMLLTQKAIAEGARALIYMTAQKADIVQSGKTEEERKAADELLGFLTPIAKAFLTEIGYESASLGMQVFGGHGYVSEWGMEQNVRDARIGMIYEGTTGIQALDLLGRKVLMTQGESLKGFTKLVHTFCKENTDNEHMKPFVEPLAAINKEWGELTMKLGVSAMKNREEIGAASVDYLMYSGYAVFAYLWAQMAKIAQDKLAEGSTEELFYNAKLQTARFYFTRMLPRTRAHAVTMLAGADTLLDMPEEAFII, via the coding sequence ATGCCTGACTACAAAGCACCGCTGCGCGACATCAAATTTGTAATGAGTGAGTTGCTGAACAGCGACAGCCACTACGCCAACCTGGAAGGCGCCGAAGACGCGACGCCGGATATGATCGATGCGATCATTCAGGAAGGCGCAAAATTTGCAGAACAGGTACTGTCGCCATTGAACCAGAGCGGCGACCGTGAAGGTTGTACCTGGAGCGAGAGCGGCGTGAAAACACCGGCCGGTTTTAAACAAGCCTACAGCAAGTTTGTTGAAGGCGGCTGGCCGTCATTGGCGGCTGACCCTAGTTACGGTGGGCAGGGCTTGCCTAGCTCCCTTGGTATCGTGATGAGCGAAATGAACGGCACAGCCAATTGGTCTTGGGGCATGTACCCGGGTTTGAGCCACGGCGCCATCAACACTTTGGAAGAACACGGTACGGAAGATCAGAAGCAGACGTACCTCACCAAGATGATCAGCGGCGAGTGGACTGGGACTATGTGCCTGACCGAAGCACACTGCGGGTCGGATCTGGGGACTCTTCGCACCAAAGCCGAACCCAATATGGATGGCTCGTACAGCATCACCGGCACCAAGATCTTTATTTCGGCAGGCGAGCATGACCTGACTGACAACATCGTTCACATTGTGCTGGCCCGTTTGCCTGGCGCACCGGCAGGCACCAAGGGCATTTCCCTGTTTGTGGTGCCCAAGTGCCTGCCCGCGCAGGACGGTTCAGCTGGCGAGCGTAATGGGCTGTCTTGTGGTTCTATTGAACACAAAATGGGCATCCACGCAAACGCCACCTGTTTGATGAACTTCGACGGCGCCAAGGGCTGGTTGATTGGCGCGGAAAACAAAGGCCTGAACGCTATGTTCACCTTTATGAACGTCGCACGTATTGGCACCGCTATTCAGGGTCTGGGTGCGGCAGAGCTGGGTCTTCAAGGCTCAGTGGCCTATGCCAAAGACCGCTTGGCCATGCGTGCGTTAAGTGGTGCAAAAAATCCGGACAGCTATGCAGACCCGATCATTGTGCATCCGGACGTTCGCCGCATGCTGCTGACCCAGAAAGCCATCGCTGAAGGCGCCCGTGCGCTGATTTACATGACCGCACAGAAAGCCGATATTGTTCAGAGTGGTAAAACCGAAGAAGAGCGCAAGGCCGCTGACGAATTGTTGGGTTTTTTGACGCCCATTGCCAAAGCGTTCCTGACTGAAATTGGATACGAATCAGCCAGCCTGGGAATGCAGGTATTTGGTGGCCACGGCTATGTCTCCGAGTGGGGCATGGAGCAGAACGTGCGTGACGCCCGTATCGGCATGATCTATGAAGGCACCACCGGCATTCAGGCTCTGGACTTGCTGGGTCGTAAGGTGCTGATGACTCAAGGCGAATCGTTGAAAGGCTTTACTAAGTTGGTACACACTTTCTGCAAGGAAAATACCGACAACGAACACATGAAGCCGTTTGTTGAACCGTTAGCGGCGATCAACAAAGAATGGGGTGAGCTGACCATGAAGCTGGGCGTGAGCGCTATGAAAAACCGCGAAGAGATTGGCGCCGCGTCAGTGGACTACCTGATGTACTCCGGTTACGCGGTATTTGCATACCTATGGGCGCAGATGGCAAAAATTGCTCAGGACAAGTTGGCAGAAGGCAGCACGGAAGAGTTGTTCTACAACGCCAAATTGCAGACTGCACGCTTCTACTTCACCCGTATGCTGCCGCGCACCCGGGCCCATGCAGTAACCATGCTGGCGGGTGCTGACACCCTGCTGGATATGCCGGAAGAGGCGTTTATTATCTAG
- a CDS encoding putative metalloprotease CJM1_0395 family protein produces the protein MTESDLKLLTQLKARDREVRTHEAAHQAVGGQHAGAMSLTYEQGPDGVQYAVGGEVPISVSAVSGDPKATVEKMRTVRAAAMAPAQPSSADLAVAAQAMQALLQAQVELANPAVKEPLGARLARDAYARVSAFGDDNSPRTTGFLNVSV, from the coding sequence GTGACTGAATCCGATTTAAAACTGCTGACACAGCTAAAAGCCCGTGACCGAGAGGTGCGTACCCATGAGGCTGCCCACCAGGCCGTGGGCGGTCAACATGCTGGTGCAATGTCGTTGACCTACGAGCAAGGGCCAGACGGCGTGCAGTACGCGGTGGGCGGTGAAGTGCCTATCAGCGTATCAGCGGTTTCAGGTGACCCCAAAGCCACTGTTGAAAAAATGCGCACCGTGCGCGCGGCCGCAATGGCCCCGGCCCAGCCTTCATCAGCAGATCTCGCCGTGGCTGCCCAAGCCATGCAAGCCCTGCTGCAAGCTCAGGTAGAGTTGGCAAACCCGGCCGTGAAAGAGCCGCTGGGCGCTCGCCTGGCCCGCGACGCTTACGCAAGGGTGTCCGCCTTTGGCGACGATAACAGTCCTCGTACAACTGGTTTTTTGAACGTCTCTGTCTGA
- the bioD gene encoding dethiobiotin synthase produces the protein MAKKTYFVTGTNTDVGKTVVTAALLEAAKLAGKRTLAMKPVASGCVQTPDGLRNSDALILQNAMTEKLPYDVVNPVALEPAIAPHVAASQAGRNLSADRLAGFCRGIQLRPADLLLIEGAGGWRVPLNDRETYSALAQRLNIPVILVVSLELGCINHALLSAEAIRRDGLVLAGWVANRPREAVMSCETDTLAYLQQHLGCPCLGVMPWLSEPRPQALAKFLNVTPLIEN, from the coding sequence ATGGCTAAAAAAACCTATTTTGTGACCGGCACCAATACTGACGTGGGCAAGACCGTGGTTACCGCGGCGTTGCTGGAGGCCGCGAAGCTGGCGGGTAAACGTACCCTGGCGATGAAACCGGTTGCTTCTGGATGCGTGCAAACGCCAGATGGCTTGCGTAACAGCGACGCGCTTATTCTGCAGAACGCGATGACTGAAAAGCTGCCTTATGACGTGGTCAATCCAGTCGCTTTGGAACCTGCGATTGCACCCCACGTGGCGGCTTCGCAGGCAGGGCGTAATCTGAGCGCCGATCGGTTGGCGGGGTTTTGTCGCGGCATACAGCTGCGCCCGGCAGACCTGTTACTGATCGAGGGAGCCGGCGGCTGGCGGGTGCCTTTAAACGATCGCGAAACCTACAGTGCCTTGGCGCAGCGATTGAATATCCCGGTGATTCTGGTGGTCAGTTTGGAGCTTGGGTGCATTAACCACGCGTTGCTGAGTGCCGAAGCCATTCGCCGCGATGGGTTGGTATTGGCCGGCTGGGTGGCCAATCGGCCGCGGGAGGCTGTGATGAGTTGTGAAACCGATACCCTGGCGTATCTGCAACAGCACTTGGGCTGCCCGTGCCTGGGTGTTATGCCCTGGCTGAGTGAGCCCCGGCCACAGGCTTTGGCTAAATTCCTGAATGTGACGCCGTTGATTGAAAATTAA
- the bioC gene encoding malonyl-ACP O-methyltransferase BioC: MFATKKAVASDFGGASASYEGAARLQRKMGDAMLETIAQPVPQDATVVDLGCGTGWFTRQLAQRFGAHTVGVDLAPGMLAFAKAQSKALSKAPSNALRPETIQWLEADAERLPLAGQSVDLIYSNLMIQWCHNPQGVLRECQRVLRPGGQLWVSTLLLGTLQELQQAWTLADPHQQHVNGFISAADFAATTAEILPAAQWRSQMITLDYPTPMALMNELRQLGAGYKDIQRRKTATSPGRLKQMCQNYPQQPDGSIVASYHAGWLEWRKPLLTPLTCD, from the coding sequence ATGTTTGCCACTAAAAAGGCGGTCGCCTCCGATTTTGGCGGCGCCAGCGCCAGCTATGAAGGTGCGGCGCGGCTGCAACGGAAAATGGGTGATGCCATGTTGGAAACGATTGCCCAGCCAGTTCCGCAGGACGCAACTGTTGTTGATTTGGGCTGCGGTACTGGCTGGTTTACGCGCCAGTTGGCGCAGCGCTTTGGTGCGCATACCGTCGGTGTAGACCTGGCGCCCGGTATGCTGGCATTTGCAAAAGCACAATCAAAAGCGCTGTCCAAAGCACCCTCAAACGCACTGCGCCCTGAAACTATCCAATGGTTAGAGGCAGATGCGGAGCGGCTGCCATTGGCTGGGCAGAGTGTGGATCTGATTTACAGCAATCTGATGATCCAGTGGTGCCATAATCCACAAGGCGTATTGCGGGAATGCCAGCGGGTGTTGCGCCCGGGTGGTCAGTTGTGGGTGTCAACGCTGTTGCTGGGGACACTGCAGGAGCTGCAACAGGCGTGGACCCTGGCCGATCCACATCAGCAGCATGTAAACGGGTTTATCTCTGCCGCGGATTTCGCGGCCACCACCGCTGAGATTTTGCCAGCGGCACAATGGCGCTCGCAGATGATCACTCTGGATTATCCAACGCCCATGGCGTTGATGAACGAGCTCAGGCAATTGGGGGCGGGCTATAAAGACATTCAGCGGCGCAAGACCGCCACTTCACCCGGGCGATTAAAGCAGATGTGCCAGAACTATCCGCAGCAGCCCGATGGAAGCATAGTCGCCAGCTATCATGCGGGCTGGCTAGAATGGCGAAAACCGTTGCTAACACCATTAACCTGCGATTAA
- a CDS encoding alpha/beta fold hydrolase, producing the protein MACTSSLVVIGGWGVPAAMLEPVYRHWQGAVQVVSLTDDGLSSCDSPAHAAEILLQRYPRPSVWLGWSLGAQVAMAAAQANPHSVNKVVTLGGFPQFVASKNWPWGVSPAIFRRFERYFEREPKACRASFFAQMIDGSEHQAEQVLAINACLKQGLPGPTEPLAKGVRWLRHCCQLHTWQQCPVPTLHLRGSCDAVVPPWAQHLAMPAHSRALSIDGMGHWPGEYYGPECWQAIHDFLTSSHDVCH; encoded by the coding sequence ATGGCATGCACCAGTTCACTTGTGGTGATAGGCGGTTGGGGTGTGCCGGCAGCCATGCTGGAACCAGTGTATCGGCATTGGCAAGGCGCAGTGCAAGTCGTTTCATTAACCGATGACGGGTTAAGTTCCTGCGACAGCCCCGCACACGCGGCCGAGATTCTCCTCCAGCGTTACCCCCGGCCGTCGGTGTGGCTCGGGTGGTCGTTGGGCGCACAAGTCGCCATGGCTGCGGCTCAGGCCAATCCGCACTCGGTTAACAAAGTTGTGACCCTGGGTGGTTTTCCGCAATTTGTGGCGTCGAAAAACTGGCCTTGGGGCGTCTCGCCCGCTATTTTCCGGCGTTTTGAACGATATTTTGAGCGTGAGCCAAAGGCCTGTCGGGCGTCTTTTTTCGCTCAGATGATTGATGGCAGCGAACACCAGGCAGAACAGGTGCTCGCGATAAACGCTTGTTTGAAGCAGGGCTTGCCCGGGCCGACCGAGCCATTGGCAAAAGGCGTGCGCTGGTTGCGGCACTGCTGTCAGTTGCACACCTGGCAGCAGTGCCCGGTGCCAACATTACATCTGCGGGGCAGCTGCGATGCAGTGGTTCCGCCTTGGGCTCAGCATCTGGCTATGCCCGCTCACAGCCGGGCGCTTAGCATCGACGGCATGGGCCATTGGCCCGGGGAGTACTATGGCCCCGAATGCTGGCAAGCCATTCATGATTTTCTAACGAGTTCACACGATGTTTGCCACTAA
- the bioF gene encoding 8-amino-7-oxononanoate synthase has product MRDFQLELRQRREAGLHRQRREISGPQRPALTVNGQPLLSFCSNDYLGLANHPDNRRVLSEALDENGLGGASSHLICGHHRAHEQLENQLAAFTGRSSALLFSTGYMANLGVISALAGRGDTIFSDRLNHASIVDGCRLSGARVRRYHHGDLEALARMLEETAGHKLVVSDGVFSMDGDVAALVPLAQLCTKHDALLMIDDAHGFGVLGPQGRGSVAAAGLNEEQVPVLMGTLGKAAGTSGAFVAGPAWLTEYLVQKARTYIYTTAMPPALAQASCNSLSLIESFDSQRAHLAALIDRFRDQVTLMGYHLMPSATPIQPIVVGSNEATLALSAELQNRGLLVTAIRPPTVPDGQARLRITLSAAHSFDDLNRLLRALVQCRPDCVVSPVLSEPFAENV; this is encoded by the coding sequence ATGCGTGACTTCCAGCTTGAGTTGCGGCAACGCCGCGAGGCCGGTCTGCATCGCCAGCGCCGGGAAATCTCGGGCCCTCAGCGGCCAGCGTTAACCGTGAATGGCCAGCCATTGTTGTCGTTTTGTAGCAATGATTACTTGGGGCTGGCCAATCATCCGGATAACCGCAGAGTGCTGTCTGAGGCGCTCGACGAGAACGGCCTGGGCGGTGCATCTTCCCACCTGATTTGTGGCCATCACCGGGCTCATGAGCAGTTGGAAAACCAACTGGCGGCTTTTACCGGGCGCAGCTCGGCGCTGCTGTTCTCAACCGGATACATGGCCAACTTGGGTGTCATCTCGGCGCTTGCAGGTCGCGGCGATACGATTTTTTCGGATCGCCTTAATCATGCTTCTATTGTTGATGGCTGCAGGCTCAGTGGGGCAAGGGTCAGGCGTTATCACCACGGCGACCTGGAGGCGTTGGCGCGAATGTTGGAAGAAACCGCGGGCCACAAACTGGTGGTAAGCGACGGCGTGTTCAGCATGGATGGCGATGTGGCGGCGTTGGTGCCATTAGCGCAGTTGTGCACAAAGCACGATGCCCTGCTGATGATCGACGACGCCCACGGTTTTGGTGTGCTGGGCCCTCAAGGGCGTGGCAGCGTTGCGGCGGCTGGGTTAAATGAAGAACAGGTGCCGGTGCTGATGGGCACTCTGGGCAAAGCCGCAGGCACCAGCGGCGCCTTTGTAGCAGGCCCTGCGTGGTTAACCGAATATCTGGTGCAAAAAGCGCGGACCTACATTTACACCACGGCCATGCCTCCGGCTCTGGCTCAAGCCAGCTGCAATAGCTTGAGTCTGATCGAAAGCTTTGATTCACAGCGCGCACACCTTGCGGCGCTGATTGATCGGTTTCGCGATCAGGTTACGCTTATGGGCTATCACCTGATGCCCTCGGCCACGCCCATTCAGCCGATTGTCGTGGGCTCTAACGAAGCGACACTGGCGCTCAGCGCTGAGTTACAGAACCGCGGCCTGCTTGTGACGGCTATTCGCCCGCCCACTGTGCCCGACGGCCAGGCCCGTTTGCGCATCACCCTCAGCGCTGCCCATAGCTTTGACGATTTGAACCGCCTGTTGCGGGCGCTGGTGCAATGTCGCCCCGATTGTGTCGTAAGCCCGGTGTTGAGTGAACCCTTTGCAGAGAATGTTTGA
- the bioB gene encoding biotin synthase BioB, giving the protein MSANELRHDWTLQQARALFELPFSDLLFRAQTLHRQYFDPNEVQISTLLSIKTGACPEDCKYCPQSGHYNTGLKKEKLLDVEKVVAEARAAKAKGASRFCMGAAWRSPSKKDMPYVLDMVKQVKSMGMETCMTLGMLKSEQADELAAAGLDYYNHNLDTSEKFYSHIITTRTYQDRLDTLSNVRNSGMKVCCGGILGMGEDDDDRMGLLMQLANLPQHPESVPVNMLVKVKGTPLENVADLDPFDFVRMIAVARIMMPASHVRLSAGREDMNEQMQALCFMAGANSIFYGEKLLTTANPEADADMALFRRLGIRPEQREQCGTEQQHEEVLTEAVNQEATRHLFYDAAREPASA; this is encoded by the coding sequence ATGAGCGCCAATGAACTCCGTCATGACTGGACACTGCAACAGGCCCGGGCATTATTCGAGCTGCCATTCAGCGACCTGCTGTTTCGTGCCCAGACCTTACACCGCCAGTACTTCGATCCTAACGAGGTGCAAATTAGCACCCTGCTGTCGATAAAAACGGGCGCTTGCCCGGAAGACTGCAAGTATTGCCCCCAGAGCGGCCATTACAACACCGGGCTGAAAAAAGAAAAGCTGCTGGACGTTGAAAAAGTCGTCGCCGAGGCACGTGCGGCCAAGGCCAAGGGCGCTTCGCGCTTTTGCATGGGCGCTGCCTGGCGCAGTCCGTCTAAAAAAGACATGCCTTACGTGTTGGATATGGTTAAACAGGTGAAATCAATGGGCATGGAAACCTGCATGACCCTGGGCATGCTCAAATCCGAGCAGGCCGACGAGCTGGCAGCGGCCGGGCTGGATTATTACAACCACAACCTGGACACCTCGGAAAAATTCTACAGCCATATCATTACCACGCGCACCTATCAGGATCGCCTGGATACCCTGAGCAACGTGCGTAACTCCGGCATGAAAGTCTGCTGCGGCGGTATTCTGGGCATGGGTGAAGACGATGACGACCGCATGGGCCTGCTGATGCAGTTGGCGAACCTGCCCCAGCATCCGGAAAGTGTTCCGGTGAATATGCTGGTGAAGGTGAAGGGTACGCCATTGGAAAACGTAGCCGATCTGGACCCGTTTGATTTTGTGCGGATGATTGCGGTTGCGCGGATTATGATGCCGGCCTCTCACGTGCGCCTTTCCGCTGGCCGGGAGGATATGAACGAGCAAATGCAGGCTTTGTGCTTTATGGCCGGTGCCAATTCCATATTTTATGGTGAAAAACTGCTCACCACCGCCAACCCGGAAGCCGATGCCGACATGGCCCTGTTCCGCCGCTTGGGGATTCGCCCGGAGCAGCGCGAGCAGTGCGGTACCGAGCAACAGCACGAAGAAGTGCTGACAGAGGCTGTCAACCAGGAAGCAACGCGCCATCTGTTTTACGATGCGGCCCGCGAACCAGCGTCGGCCTGA
- a CDS encoding ComF family protein has translation MIKPSAWLSTLNKILVNSKSGFLVNKEGRAGRCVGCLNPVARNGLCQGCYNDLPWNRWHCRCCALPLPFPAADHLCGECIQRPPAFDLTLAPLRYQFPVAAMIGRYKYQGQRAYARPLTAALAELAHESLLRQPQLRPDVLIPAPMHPQRRRQRGFNQARDIAEQLGTRLDIPLAGNLVQRQRTVQAQRTLSRAQRLANLQGVFQTTGAPPPRIAIVDDVVTTGATARLLAHVLQQAGAEHIQIWALARTPG, from the coding sequence ATGATAAAGCCATCGGCGTGGCTGTCAACCCTAAACAAAATTTTGGTTAACAGCAAAAGCGGTTTTTTGGTTAACAAAGAGGGCCGAGCCGGGCGCTGTGTCGGCTGTTTAAACCCGGTTGCCCGCAACGGTCTGTGTCAGGGCTGTTACAACGACCTGCCGTGGAATCGCTGGCATTGCCGATGTTGCGCACTGCCCTTGCCGTTTCCGGCAGCCGATCATCTTTGCGGCGAGTGCATTCAGCGACCACCAGCGTTTGACTTAACGTTGGCGCCCCTGCGCTACCAATTTCCGGTGGCGGCAATGATCGGCCGTTACAAATACCAGGGCCAAAGAGCCTATGCCCGCCCGCTGACCGCCGCACTGGCGGAATTGGCCCACGAAAGTCTGCTGCGCCAGCCGCAACTTCGGCCGGATGTACTGATACCCGCTCCCATGCATCCCCAGCGCAGGCGCCAACGCGGTTTTAATCAGGCCAGAGATATTGCAGAACAGCTAGGTACGCGGCTGGATATTCCGCTGGCAGGCAATTTGGTGCAGCGTCAACGCACCGTTCAAGCGCAACGCACGTTGAGCCGTGCACAACGGTTAGCCAATCTGCAAGGCGTATTTCAAACCACCGGCGCGCCTCCGCCAAGAATTGCGATTGTCGATGATGTTGTAACCACCGGCGCCACCGCGCGCTTACTGGCGCATGTGCTGCAGCAAGCCGGGGCTGAACATATCCAGATCTGGGCGCTGGCGCGAACTCCAGGCTAA
- a CDS encoding NAD(P)/FAD-dependent oxidoreductase produces the protein MALPLLIAKTAVIGAGVVGLAAARRLAQLGHEVIVVEAAGHIGEGISSRNSEVIHAGIYYPQDSLKARLCVAGREQLYQYCRQHKVNVSNCGKWLVATSDTQTERLAGIQAQAAGNGVELALHGRAEIKKALPELTVLAGLWSPHTGIIDSHGLMLSLQGDLESAGGQLALHTPVNAIDSGDAAAGGKHRLTLGGAMPCVLEVDNLINAAGLGAVALTRNWQGLPASQKPQQWYARGVYFSYSGQHSFRQLVYPLPEPGGLGVHLTLDLAGQIRFGPDVEWIEREDYSVQLERKAAFVDAIRQWWPGLNPEKLQPAYAGIRPKLAGPDSGFRDFRIDGPLQHGVAGLVNLFGIESPGLTACLAIADEVAERLR, from the coding sequence ATGGCCTTACCGTTGTTAATCGCAAAAACTGCCGTGATCGGGGCCGGTGTTGTTGGCTTGGCGGCGGCGCGCCGGCTGGCGCAACTGGGCCACGAAGTGATTGTGGTGGAAGCTGCCGGGCACATTGGTGAGGGTATTTCATCTCGCAACAGCGAGGTAATACACGCCGGCATTTATTACCCTCAGGATTCCCTGAAGGCGCGGCTGTGCGTGGCAGGTCGTGAACAACTTTACCAATACTGTCGCCAGCACAAGGTGAATGTCAGTAATTGCGGTAAGTGGCTGGTGGCCACCAGCGATACCCAGACCGAGCGCTTGGCGGGAATTCAGGCTCAAGCTGCTGGCAACGGGGTGGAGCTGGCTTTGCACGGCCGGGCTGAGATAAAAAAGGCACTGCCGGAGTTGACTGTTTTAGCCGGGTTGTGGTCGCCGCACACCGGAATTATCGACAGTCACGGGCTAATGTTGTCGTTGCAGGGAGATCTGGAAAGCGCTGGTGGCCAACTTGCTTTGCATACGCCGGTCAACGCTATTGACAGTGGCGACGCCGCAGCCGGCGGAAAGCACCGGCTGACGTTGGGTGGCGCTATGCCTTGCGTGTTGGAAGTAGACAACCTGATCAACGCGGCAGGGTTGGGTGCGGTCGCGCTAACTCGCAACTGGCAGGGGTTGCCCGCTAGCCAGAAACCGCAGCAGTGGTACGCCCGCGGCGTGTATTTTAGCTACAGCGGCCAGCATTCGTTTCGTCAGTTGGTGTATCCGCTGCCGGAACCCGGCGGTCTGGGTGTTCACTTGACTCTCGATCTGGCAGGTCAGATTCGTTTTGGCCCGGATGTGGAATGGATTGAACGTGAAGATTACAGCGTTCAATTGGAACGCAAGGCCGCCTTTGTCGACGCCATTCGCCAATGGTGGCCTGGGCTGAATCCGGAAAAATTACAGCCTGCCTACGCCGGTATTCGGCCAAAACTGGCGGGGCCAGACAGCGGCTTTCGTGATTTCCGCATCGATGGCCCGCTCCAGCATGGCGTGGCCGGGCTGGTAAATCTGTTTGGCATAGAATCGCCGGGGTTAACCGCTTGCCTGGCCATTGCCGATGAGGTCGCTGAGCGCCTGCGTTAG
- a CDS encoding serine/threonine protein kinase, protein MTEHSDNVISGHPYDALKPDALLDAMEDAGFAVSGRLFALNSYENRVYQIGLDEGPPVIAKFYRPGRWTEASIREEHSFTKELEAADIPVVAPLTLPNGDTLGQSGPFRFAVFPQRGGQAPDVSVEDTLYRLGQWLGQIHNVGAARKFSHRPDLSVASIPAGIEQHNELLLEGNWVPRDLRPAWDSLMADLLRLCRTRINDAGNINTLRLHGDCHAGNILCREERMLFVDLDDCRSGPAIQDMWLLLNGEDNERGAQLGEILEGYEMFRPFDRRERHLIEPLRCYRQIGHCAWLAKRWDDPAFPRFFPWFGQPRFWSDQILSLREQLSALQAPSISLPGQY, encoded by the coding sequence ATGACTGAACATTCTGACAATGTGATTTCCGGGCACCCATACGATGCCCTGAAGCCAGACGCGCTTTTAGATGCGATGGAAGACGCAGGCTTTGCTGTCAGCGGCCGCCTGTTTGCGCTTAACAGTTATGAAAACCGGGTGTATCAGATCGGGCTAGACGAAGGCCCACCAGTGATTGCAAAATTTTATCGCCCAGGACGCTGGACCGAAGCCTCGATTCGCGAAGAGCACAGTTTCACCAAAGAACTGGAGGCCGCGGATATTCCCGTGGTTGCACCACTTACCCTACCCAACGGCGATACCTTGGGCCAGAGTGGACCTTTCCGGTTCGCCGTATTCCCCCAGCGCGGTGGCCAGGCGCCGGATGTCAGCGTAGAAGACACGCTGTACCGGCTAGGCCAATGGCTCGGCCAGATTCACAATGTTGGCGCTGCCCGAAAATTCAGCCATCGCCCCGACCTGTCGGTGGCGTCAATACCAGCCGGCATTGAGCAACATAACGAACTGCTTCTTGAGGGTAACTGGGTGCCGCGGGACCTGCGCCCGGCTTGGGACAGCCTGATGGCAGATCTACTGCGTTTATGTCGTACCCGTATTAACGACGCAGGCAACATCAATACATTGCGCCTGCACGGCGACTGTCACGCCGGCAATATTTTATGCCGTGAGGAAAGGATGCTGTTTGTCGATTTGGACGATTGCCGCAGCGGGCCCGCTATTCAGGATATGTGGCTGTTGTTAAACGGTGAAGACAACGAGCGCGGAGCGCAACTGGGCGAAATATTGGAGGGTTATGAAATGTTCCGGCCTTTTGATCGCCGCGAACGCCACCTGATTGAGCCGCTGCGCTGCTATCGCCAAATCGGCCACTGCGCCTGGCTGGCGAAGCGCTGGGACGACCCGGCCTTTCCCCGGTTTTTCCCTTGGTTTGGCCAGCCGCGCTTCTGGTCAGATCAGATATTGTCGTTGCGCGAGCAACTTTCAGCCCTCCAGGCACCGTCGATTTCGCTGCCCGGTCAATACTGA
- the cmoA gene encoding carboxy-S-adenosyl-L-methionine synthase CmoA → MTERSKPVAPQELTDRLFATERNPEDFRFDAAVARVFPDMIRRSVPGYTTIIPMIQVITEQYIQPGTNAYDLGCSLGASTLAMRHGIEYRDCELIGVDNSVAMIERCQHYVALDDHPLPVSLRCENILNTDLCNASVTTLNFTLQFVPLADRADLLTRIAQATRPGGALILSEKLRFDDDTDQEIQTRLHHEFKRANGYSDLEISQKRSAIEHVMIPETLESHRQRLLKAGFERALVWYQCFNFVSILAIK, encoded by the coding sequence ATGACTGAACGCTCTAAACCGGTGGCGCCGCAGGAACTCACTGACCGGCTGTTTGCCACCGAGCGCAACCCGGAAGATTTCCGCTTTGACGCCGCAGTAGCGCGAGTGTTTCCGGATATGATCCGGCGTTCAGTACCAGGCTACACCACGATTATCCCAATGATTCAGGTAATCACCGAGCAGTACATTCAACCCGGCACCAACGCCTATGATCTGGGTTGTTCGCTGGGAGCGTCTACCCTGGCCATGCGCCATGGCATCGAATACCGCGACTGCGAACTCATTGGTGTCGACAACTCGGTGGCGATGATCGAACGCTGCCAGCACTACGTTGCCCTGGATGACCACCCATTGCCGGTCAGCCTCCGCTGTGAAAATATACTAAACACCGATCTATGCAACGCCTCGGTGACCACCCTCAATTTCACCCTGCAGTTTGTGCCGCTCGCCGATCGCGCAGATCTGCTGACGCGCATTGCCCAGGCCACACGTCCGGGTGGCGCGCTGATTCTGTCGGAAAAACTGCGCTTTGACGACGACACCGATCAGGAAATACAAACTCGCCTACATCACGAATTCAAACGTGCCAACGGCTATTCAGATCTGGAAATTAGCCAGAAACGTAGCGCCATAGAGCACGTAATGATTCCGGAAACTCTGGAATCCCATCGCCAACGACTTTTAAAAGCCGGTTTTGAAAGGGCGCTGGTGTGGTACCAGTGCTTCAATTTCGTCTCAATTCTGGCCATTAAATGA